Proteins found in one Triticum aestivum cultivar Chinese Spring chromosome 4D, IWGSC CS RefSeq v2.1, whole genome shotgun sequence genomic segment:
- the LOC123095664 gene encoding endo-1,4-beta-xylanase 1 has product MAIADDNIILNPEFDGGLDGWSGSGCKIELHDSLDDGKVLPATGKYFVAATGRTDTWNGVMQDVTARLQRKTAYEVAATVRLSGANVSPCEVRATLAVQTADGRQQYIAVGKLQASDKDWAQLQGKFLLNSTVAKATIYIEGPKAGVDLLLDCLVVKRAQKAPPCSPPDFENLEYGANIIQNSNLDDGLNCWFPLGPCALAVRDGSPRVLPPMAQESLALDDEPLNGKHIHVTGRTQTWMGPAQIITDKLTLHATYQVSAWVRVAGQMSGAQNINIAVAVDSQWLNGGQVLARDERWYEIGGSFRVEAKPASRVMVYVQGPDAGLDLMVAGFQVFPVDRKARVKHLRKITDKVRKRDVVVKLTGTDGTVIQAAECVEVRVRQVSNSFPLGACIMRTNMDNEDFVDFFTKNFNWAVFGNELKWYWTEPQRGQVNYADADDLLKLCSDNGMCVRGHCIFWEVDNMVQQWVKTLSTDDLSAAVKSRIDGLLTRYKGKFRHYDVNNEMLHGSFYQDKLGKDIRATMFKTASELDPDALLFVNDYNVEGMCDIRATPEAYIEQIIGLQEQGAPVSGVGLQGHVSNPVGPVIRNVLDRLAVLGLPLWFTELDVSAANEYVRADDLEVMLREAYAHPAVEGVMLWGFWELFMSRDSAHLVNAEGDINEAGRRLLQLKKEWLTHAHGHADENGEFKFRGHHGAYHVDVVTPTGCKITQEFTVDKDDSPMVLNINV; this is encoded by the exons ATGGCGATCGCGGACGACAACATCATCCTGAACCCGGAGTTCGACGGCGGGCTGGACGGCTGGTCCGGCAGCGGGTGCAAGATCGAGCTCCACGACTCGCTCGACGATGGCAAGGTGCTCCCGGCCACCGGCAAGTACTTCGTGGCCGCCACGGGGAGGACCGACACGTGGAACGGCGTCATGCAGGACGTCACGGCGCGGCTGCAGCGCAAGACGGCCTACGAGGTCGCCGCTACCGTGCGCCTCTCCGGGGCCAACGTCTCGCCGTGCGAGGTCCGCGCCACGCTCGCCGTGCAGACCGCCGACGGCAGGCAGCAGTACATCGCCGTCGGCAA GTTGCAGGCGTCGGACAAGGACTGGGCGCAGCTGCAGGGGAAGTTCCTGCTCAACAGCACCGTGGCCAAGGCCACCATCTACATCGAAGGGCCCAAGGCCGGCGTCGACCTGCTGCTCGACTGCCTGGTGGTCAAGCGCGCCCAGAAGGCACCGCCGTGCTCGCCGCCGGACTTCGAG AATCTTGAGTACGGtgccaacattatccagaacagcaACCTCGACGACGGCCTCAACTGTTGGTTCCCGCTTGGGCCGTGCGCGCTAGCCGTCCGTGACGGCTCGCCGCGCGTGCTCCCTCCAATGGCGCAGGAGTCGCTGGCGCTGGACGACGAGCCGCTCAACGGCAAGCACATCCACGTCACCGGCCGCACGCAGACGTGGATGGGCCCCGCGCAGATCATCACTGACAAGCTGACCCTCCACGCCACGTACCAGGTCTCTGCCTGGGTCCGCGTCGCCGGCCAGATGAGCGGCGCGCAGAACATCAACATCGCTGTCGCCGTCGATAGCCAGTGGCTCAACGGCGGGCAGGTCCTGGCACGTGACGAGCGGTGGTACGAGATCGGCGGCTCGTTCCGTGTGGAGGCCAAGCCAGCGTCACGCGTCATGGTGTACGTGCAGGGCCCCGACGCCGGCCTGGACCTCATGGTCGCCGGCTTCCAGGTGTTCCCCGTCGACCGGAAGGCCCGGGTCAAGCACCTGAGGAAGATCACCGACAAGGTGCGCAAGCGAGATGTGGTCGTGAAGCTGACGGGGACCGACGGCACCGTCATCCAGGCGGCGGAGTGCGTGGAGGTGCGCGTGCGCCAGGTGTCCAACAGCTTCCCGCTGGGCGCGTGCATCATGCGCACCAACATGGACAACGAGGACTTTGTGGATTTCTTCACCAAGAACTTCAACTGGGCCGTGTTCGGGAACGAGCTCAAGTGGTACTGGACGGAGCCGCAGAGGGGGCAGGTCAACTACGCCGACGCCGACGACCTCCTCAAGCTCTGCTCCGACAACGGCATGTGCGTGCGCGGCCACTGCATCTTCTGGGAGGTGGACAACATGGTGCAGCAGTGGGTCAAGACGCTCTCCACCGACGACCTCTCCGCCGCCGTCAAGAGCAGGATTGACGGCCTGCTCACCCGCTACAAGGGCAAGTTCCGGCACTATGACGTCAACAACGAGATGCTGCACGGCTCCTTCTACCAGGATAAGCTCGGCAAGGACATCCGCGCCACCATGTTCAAGACCGCCAGCGAGCTCGACCCCGACGCGCTGCTCTTCGTCAACGACTACAACGTGGAGGGCATGTGTGACATCCGCGCCACGCCCGAGGCGTACATCGAGCAGATCATCGGGCTGCAGGAGCAGGGCGCGCCGGTGAGCGGCGTCGGGCTGCAGGGCCATGTGAGCAACCCGGTGGGGCCGGTGATCCGCAATGTGCTGGACCGGCTCGCCGTGCTCGGCCTGCCGCTCTGGTTCACGGAGCTGGACGTGTCGGCGGCGAACGAGTACGTGCGCGCCGACGACCTGGAGGTGATGCTGCGGGAGGCGTACGCGCACCCGGCGGTGGAGGGTGTCATGCTCTGGGGGTTCTGGGAGCTCTTCATGAGCCGCGACTCCGCGCACCTCGTCAATGCCGAGGGGGACATAAACGAGGCCGGACGCCGTCTGCTGCAGCTGAAGAAGGAGTGGCTCACGCACGCACACGGACACGCTGATGAGAAT